The Macaca thibetana thibetana isolate TM-01 chromosome 11, ASM2454274v1, whole genome shotgun sequence genome window below encodes:
- the ACTR6 gene encoding actin-related protein 6, which yields MLRPTNHRVPEKARAEGSERENNGGCGVVGGEMTTLVLDNGAYNAKIGYSHENVSVIPNCQFRSKTARLKTFTANQIDEIKDPSGLFYILPFQKGYLVNWDVQRQVWDYLFGKEMYQVDFLDTNIIITEPYFNFTSIQESMNEILFEEYQFQAVLRVNAGALSAHRYFRDNPSELCCIIVDSGYSFTHIVPYCRSKKKKEAIIRINVGGKLLTNHLKEIISYRQLHVMDETHVINQVKEDVCYVSQDFYRDMDIAKLKGEENTVMIDYVLPDFSTIKKGFCKPREEMVLSGKYKSGEQILRLANERFAVPEILFNPSDIGIQEMGIPEAIVYSIQNLPEEMQPHFFKNIVLTGGNSLFPGFRDRVYSEVRCLTPTDYDVSVVLPENPITYAWEGGKLISENDDFEDMVVTREDYEENGHSVCEEKFDI from the exons ATGCTCCGCCCAACAAACCATAGAGTACCGGAAAAGGCTCGAGCAGAGGGGTCGGAAAGGGAAAACAACGGCGGCTGCGGTGTGGTTGGTGGTGAAATGACGACCTTGGTGCTGGATAACGGAGCTTACAACGCCAAAATCGGTTACAGCCATGAAAATGTGTC GGTTATTCCTAATTGTCAGTTCCGGTCAAAAACAGCACGTCTTAAAACTTTTACTGCCAACCAGATAGATGAAATAAAAGACCCTTCTGGACTGTTTTACATCCTTCCTTTTCAAAAG ggcTACTTGGTGAATTGGGATGTTCAAAGACAAGTTTGGGATTACctttttggaaaagaaatgtaTCAG gTTGATTTTTTAGATACTAATATTATTATCACTGAACCGTACTTTAACTTCACTTCAATTCAAGAATCAATGAATGAAATTCTATTTGAAGAATACCAGTTCCAAGCAGTATTAAGAGTAAATG ctggggCTCTCAGTGCACATAGGTATTTCCGAGATAATCCTTCCGAATTATGCTGTATCATTGTTGATAGTGGATATTCCTTTACACATATAGTTCCTTATTgtagaagtaaaaagaaaaaagaagcaattatTCG GATAAATGTGGGAGGAAAACTCTTAACCAATCATCTAAAGGAGATCATATCTTACAG GCAGCTACATGTTATGGATGAAACACATGTGATTAATCAAGTGAAAGAAGATGTATGCTATGTGTCTCAGGATTTTTATAGAGACATGGATATTGCAAA gttgaaaggagaagaaaatacagtAATGATAGACTATGTCTTGCCTGACTTCAGTACAATTAAAAAGGGCTTTTgtaag ccaagGGAAGAGATGGTATTGAGTGGAAAATACAAATCTGGGGAACAAATTCTTCGTTTGGCCAATGAGAGATTTGCTGTTCCAGAAATACTCTTTAATCCTTCTGATATAGGCATTCAAGAAATGGGAATTCCAGAAGCTATTGTCTATTCAATTCAGAATCTACCTGAAG aaatgcagCCGCATTTTTTTAAGAACATTGTCTTGACAGGAGGAAATTCCCTTTTCCCAGGATTTAGGGATCGGGTTTACTCAGAAGTTCGATGTCTTACTCCAACAGATTATGATGTTTCTGTTGTGCTGCCTGAAAA CCCTATTACTTATGCCTGGGAAGGTGGAAAATTGATATCAGAGAACGATGATTTTGAAGATATGGTGGTAACAAGAGAAGATTATGAAGAAAATGGACATAGTGTCTGTGAAGAGAAATTTGATATTTAA